Genomic window (Chloroflexota bacterium):
CTTTGGCGTTCGAACGTCCGTGTCCAATAATCGTGACGCCGTCCACACCCAGCACCGGCGCGCCGCCGATTTCCGCGTAATCGAGCCGGCGTTTGAGCGCGTCGAACGCGGGTTTAGCGAGCAAGCCGCCCAACACGGCGAGAGGACGGCGCTTGATTTCGGATTTGATGAAATCAACCAGGACTTCGGCGGTGCCTTCCATCGTTTTGATCATCACGTTGCCGGCAAACCCATCGCTGACAACGACATCCGCATAACCGCGCAGGACGTGTCTGCCTTCGGCATTGCCGATGAAGTTGAGTTTACTCTGCTTGAGCAACGTGTACGCCTCGCGCACCGCCATCGTCCCTTTGCCTTCCTCTTCGCCGTTCGAGAGCAGCGCGACGCGCGGGTTGGGCACGCCGATTACTTTTTCCATATAGATCGAACCCATCAATGCAAATTGGTACAGATACTCTGGTTTCACTTCCGCGTTCGCGCCGATGTCGAGACACAGCGTCTGCGTATTTTC
Coding sequences:
- the plsX gene encoding phosphate acyltransferase PlsX, translating into MKIALDAMGSDARPAPDVAGAVLAAREFGVTILLVGDENKIKAELGKHATQGLDLHVVHAPTEIGMTEHVEAVKAKKDASMNIAVKLVRQKEADAFVTMGNSGAAMAAALLGLGRIKGIERPAFAAIVPSENTQTLCLDIGANAEVKPEYLYQFALMGSIYMEKVIGVPNPRVALLSNGEEEGKGTMAVREAYTLLKQSKLNFIGNAEGRHVLRGYADVVVSDGFAGNVMIKTMEGTAEVLVDFIKSEIKRRPLAVLGGLLAKPAFDALKRRLDYAEIGGAPVLGVDGVTIIGHGRSNAKAVKNAIRAARLAVAQNMLDAIRAGLEFK